A genome region from Dioscorea cayenensis subsp. rotundata cultivar TDr96_F1 unplaced genomic scaffold, TDr96_F1_v2_PseudoChromosome.rev07_lg8_w22 25.fasta BLBR01002248.1, whole genome shotgun sequence includes the following:
- the LOC120257649 gene encoding LOW QUALITY PROTEIN: UDP-galactose/UDP-glucose transporter 4-like (The sequence of the model RefSeq protein was modified relative to this genomic sequence to represent the inferred CDS: deleted 2 bases in 2 codons), which produces MKKEEEQKRTLFGINLSEKTRWQQFLLCSGGFFIGYLVNGVCEEYVYNRQGFSYGWYFTFVQGFVYLALIRLHGFTMDHVVNPWSSYVKLSAVLMASHGLTKGSLAFLNYPAQLMFKSTKVLPVMVMGAFIPGLRRKYPAHEYFSAILLVLGLILFTLADSQTSPNFSVIGVFMVCGALIMDSFLGNLQEAIFTVNPETTQMEMLYCSTTVGLPMLIPPMIFTGELIKAWNSCYEHPYVYAVLAFEAIATFVGQVSVLSLIAIFGAANTAMVTTARKAVTLLLSYMIFKKALTEQHATGLILIAMGIIIKLIPDNKQPHPHNHKQRQQWQQKQKQNEQELQEPEEEERRPLV; this is translated from the exons ATGAAGAAAGAGGAGGAGCAGAAGAGGACTCTGTTTGGGATCAATCTCTCAGAGAAGACAAGATGGCAACAGTTTCTTTTATGTTCAGGAGGTTTCTTTATTGGTTACCTTGTCAATGGTGTTTGTGAA GAGTATGTATATAATCGCCAGGGATTCAG CTATGGTTGGTACTTTACTTTCGTTCAAGGTTTTGTGTACTTGGCTCTCATAAGATTGCATGGC TTCACCATGGACCATGTTGTCAATCCATGGAGCTCTTATGTG AAACTCTCTGCTGTTCTCATGGCCTCCCATGGCCTTACTAAGGGCTCTCTGGCTTTCCTCAACTACCCTGCTCAACTAATGTTCAAGTCCACaaag GTGTTGCCTGTAATGGTTATGGGGGCATTCATTCCAGGCCTTAGACGAAAGTATCCGGCTCATGAATATTTCTCGGCAATATTGCTTGTTTTGGGTCTCATTCTTTTCACTCTTGCCGATTCTCAAACATCGCCAAATTTCAGTGTTATTGGAGTGTTCATGGTCTGTGGTGCGCTTATAATGGATTCCTTTCTTGGTAATTTGCAAGAAGCCATCTTTACTGTGAATCCTGAAACAACACAG ATGGAAATGCTCTATTGTTCGACAACTGTTGGTTTGCCTATGTTGATCCCTCCCATGATTTTTACTGGCGAGTTGATCAAAGCTTGGAACTCATGCTATGAA CATCCATATGTGTATGCGGTGCTGGCTTTCGAAGCCATTGCCACCTTCGTCGGTCAGGTTTCCGTCTTGTCGCTGATTGCAATATTCGGTGCAGCAAATACAGCAATG GTTACTACTGCAAGGAAAGCAGTGACTCTTTTGCTATCGTATATGATATTCAAGAAGGCATTAACCGAGCAACATGCCACTGGGCTCATACTTATCGCCATGGGAATCATCATAAAGCTCATCCCAGATAATAAGCAACCGCATCCGCATAATCATAAACAACGACAGCAATggcaacaaaagcaaaaacaaaatgaacaagAGTTACAAgaaccagaagaagaagaaaggcgaCCATTGGTTTAA
- the LOC120257648 gene encoding post-GPI attachment to proteins factor 3-like — protein sequence MYVSHIPFVSLSFCSKMTIVWLPLFLCFSSLFEVLHATHGDSDPIYRSCVEQCEAKGYIAEISIKHCKFSSDVLTENSSWYEHKPFYSQWKQWNCESDCQYHCMIQREKERETDGFMPVKYHGKWPFKRVYIFQEPVSAILSLLSLVIQFKCWFSYHQLLHYKLPLRPQSQRTFYEFTELWHVSWLLSMNASFWSAIFHTRYSELAERLDYSSIIILLGISLILAIIRTLHVKDEAARVTVAAPLLAFLTTHVLYLNFYQFDHGLHLIVGMAMGIAQVLLWVVWSGLTSHPSRLKLWMVMFGGALAKLLEIYEFPPYYGYVDSHALSHALTIPLTFLWWSFIKDDAKIQTSTLTKKTS from the exons ATGTATGTATCTCACATTCCATTTGTTTCATTGAGTTTCTGTTCTAAGATGACAATTGTTTGGCTTCCCCtctttctctgtttttcttctctttttgaagTTCTTCATGCCACCCATGGTGATTCTGATCCCATTTACAg ATCATGTGTAGAACAATGTGAAGCCAAAGGATATATTGCAGAAATCTCTATCAAACATTGTAAGTTCTCATCTGATGTTCTGACAGAGAACAGTTCATGGTATGAGCACAAGCCATTCTACTCACAATGGAAACAATGGAACTGCGAAAGTGACTGCCAATACCACTGTATGATtcaaagagaaaaggaaagagaaaCCGATGGTTTTATGCCTGTTAAATATCATGGAAAATGGCCATTCAAACGTGTCTATATTTTTCAG GAACCAGTTTCTGCAATTCTCTCTCTGTTGAGTCTTGTGATTCAATTCAAATGTTGGTTTTCATACCACCAGTTACTGCATTATAAATTGCCCCTCAGACCCCAGAGTCAAAGAACATTCTATGAATTCACTGAATTGTGGCATGTTTCCTGGTTGTTATCCATGAATGCCTCATTTTGGAGTGCTATTTTTCATACCAG ATACTCTGAATTGGCAGAGAGATTGGATTATTCAtcaattataattttacttGGCATATCTCTAATCCTTGCAATTATAAGAACTCTTCATGTCAAAGATGAGGCTGCAAGAGTGACGGTTGCTGCACCTCTGCTAGCTTTTCTGACAACCCATGTCTTGTATCTCAACTTCTACCAATTTGATCATG GATTGCACTTGATTGTGGGTATGGCAATGGGAATTGCACAAGTGCTATTGTGGGTGGTGTGGTCTGGTTTAACAAGTCATCCCTCAAGATTGAAGCTTTGGATGGTGATGTTTGGAGGTGCACTTGCTAAACTACTAGAGATTTATGAATTCCCTCCTTACTATGGATATGTAGATTCTCATGCATTGTCGCATGCCTTAACGATCCCTCTCACTTTTCTTTGGTGGAGTTTCATCAAAGATGACGCGAAGATTCAAACCTCAACTCTCACTAAGAAGACCAGCTAA
- the LOC120257652 gene encoding LOW QUALITY PROTEIN: uncharacterized protein LOC120257652 (The sequence of the model RefSeq protein was modified relative to this genomic sequence to represent the inferred CDS: deleted 1 base in 1 codon), translating to MQKITSCSSLQFFNHSPKMTSQMNSTFKYPMLSKLPSKTPSNSSPNLHFIISSNIQSKQEPSSSSMTTKTTSNQLNVKFQSLETCKLGISSYPYFQYNAKGGMGTGTGSQQPTSDDIQLYFDANTLYIPPLEPETTRFLGLPLPPFLKIVILPQLFQGTLNKQTGKVELQFKAEFCFSVGSIYKAPPLFVDTTLTTEESKGEIKSGRGERMDGEGKCRLVGIATVESVNDVFMNSFLGLPTECIADLNASISIS from the exons ATGCAGAAGATAACATCATGTTCTTCACTTCAGTTCTTTAATCATTCACCAAAAATGACTTCCCAAATGAACTCCACTTTCAAATACCCAATGCTCTCCAAACTCCCTTCCAAAACTCCCTCAAATTCTAGTCCCAACCTTCATTTCATAATCTCATCAAACATTCAATCCAAACAAGAACCATCATCATCCTCCATGACAACCAAAACTACTTCCAACCAATTGAATGTCAAGTTCCAGAGTCTAGAAACCTGCAAGCTTGGCATCTCCAGCTACCCATATTTCCAATACAATGCCAAAGGAGGCATGGGTACAGGTACTGGTTCCCAACAACCCACATCTGATGACATCCAACTCTATTTTGATGCAAACACTCTTTACATTCCTCCATTAGAG CCTGAGACAACAAGGTTCCTTGGTTTACCATTGCCACCTTTTCTAAAGATTGTAATCCTCCCCCAACTCTTCCAAGGAACTCTCAACAAACAAACTGGCAag GTTGAACTTCAGTTTAAGGCTGAGTTTTGTTTCTCAGTTGGGAGTATATATAAAGCTCCTCCATTGTTTGTGGACACTACATTAACAACTGAGGAATCAAAGGGAGAGATAAAGAGTGGGAGAGGAGAAAGGATGGATGGAGAAGGGAAATGCAGGCTGGTTGGAATTGCCACTGTTGAGTCTGTGAATGATGTGTTCATGAATTCCTTTCTTGGTCTTCCAACTGAGTGCATTGCTGATCTTAATGCAAGCATCTCCATCTCATAA
- the LOC120257651 gene encoding uncharacterized protein LOC120257651, producing the protein MATKAMTKLLAIADMVSLSCSLLMVALILVTAMNESLKMETMIGDAVVSKGRLINDRVCDEIYVVGEGETLQTISDKCGDPFIVERNPHVHDPDDVFPGLVIALRPTKLWP; encoded by the coding sequence ATGGCCACAAAAGCCATGACCAAGCTCTTAGCCATTGCAGACATGGTATCCTTGTCTTGTTCTCTACTAATGGTGGCTCTAATTTTAGTGACTGCCATGAATGagagcttgaagatggagacGATGATCGGTGATGCTGTTGTCAGTAAAGGTAGATTAATTAATGATCGTGTTTGTGATGAAATTTATGTGGTTGGTGAGGGGGAGACATTGCAAACAATTAGTGATAAGTGTGGTGATCCCTTCATTGTTGAAAGAAACCCTCATGTTCATGATCCAGACGACGTCTTCCCCGGCCTTGTCATCGCTCTCCGGCCAACCAAACTCTGGCCATAG